A DNA window from Bacteroidales bacterium contains the following coding sequences:
- a CDS encoding AAA family ATPase yields the protein MGKIIAIANQKGGVGKTTTTINLAASLAVLEKKVLMIDADPQANATSGTGFNVKNIKTGIYECLIDEVNPNDVILNSEIEGLDLLPSSIDLVGAEIEMLNMPNRERMLKAVIDKIEKKYDYILLDCSPSLGLITVNSLTAANSVIIPVQCEYFALEGLGKLLNTIKIIQSRLNPELEIEGFVLTMYDSRLRLSNQVVEEVKRHFQQMVFDTIIQRNIKISEAPSFGKPVVMYDAESKGSLNYLNLAREVLQKNGDTKIPETKKIIE from the coding sequence ATGGGAAAAATCATAGCCATTGCAAATCAGAAAGGTGGAGTCGGAAAAACCACCACAACGATTAATCTTGCGGCAAGTCTGGCTGTACTTGAAAAGAAAGTACTGATGATTGATGCGGATCCTCAGGCCAATGCCACATCGGGAACAGGTTTTAATGTCAAGAATATTAAAACCGGCATTTATGAATGCCTGATCGACGAGGTGAATCCCAATGATGTCATCCTGAACAGTGAGATTGAAGGGCTCGATCTTTTACCATCCAGCATTGACCTTGTCGGTGCCGAGATCGAAATGCTCAATATGCCCAATCGCGAAAGAATGCTTAAGGCTGTGATCGATAAAATCGAAAAAAAATACGATTATATTCTGCTCGACTGTTCTCCTTCGCTCGGTCTGATCACCGTAAACTCGCTTACGGCCGCTAATTCGGTTATTATCCCGGTTCAATGTGAATATTTTGCATTGGAAGGTCTCGGCAAGCTACTGAACACAATCAAGATCATCCAGAGCAGGCTCAACCCGGAACTCGAAATTGAGGGATTTGTTCTTACCATGTATGATTCACGCCTGCGCCTTTCCAACCAGGTAGTTGAAGAAGTGAAACGGCATTTCCAGCAAATGGTATTTGATACCATTATCCAGCGCAACATCAAGATCAGTGAAGCACCGAGCTTCGGAAAACCGGTTGTGATGTATGACGCCGAATCAAAGGGATCACTGAATTACCTGAATCTTGCAAGGGAAGTCCTGCAAAAGAACGGTGACACGAAGATCCCTGAAACCAAAAAAATCATCGAATAA
- a CDS encoding cytochrome d ubiquinol oxidase subunit II, whose translation MFESISYLFLQHYWWAIISLLGALLVFLFFVQGGQTLIYSFGKNESERTILVNCLGRKWEITFTTLVTFGGAFFASFPLFYSTSFGGAYWVWILILFCFILQAVSYEFRSKPANIFGHRTFEIFLFINGAVGTILVGTAVGTFFTGSSFSVDFKSITQVTDPVISRWQGPYRGLEAAFNIQNMALGLSVFFLSRILAGLYFINSINHDEIVLRAHKSVLRNTIPFIVVFLTFLVLLLTKKGFAVDPSTSVVSMEKFKYLHNLVQVPLVALLFLGGVALVLYGIGKTMLTENYQKGIWFSGVGTILTVFGLFLLAGYNHTAYYPSVYDLQSSLTIENSSSSRYTLTAMSYVSLFVPFVVLYLWYAWRALNREKITAEEMKTETHVY comes from the coding sequence ATGTTTGAATCAATATCATATTTATTTCTGCAACATTACTGGTGGGCCATTATATCATTACTCGGTGCCCTCCTCGTGTTCCTCTTTTTTGTCCAGGGCGGCCAGACCCTGATTTATTCGTTCGGAAAAAATGAATCGGAACGGACAATCCTTGTCAATTGCCTGGGTCGTAAATGGGAAATCACCTTTACCACGCTGGTGACTTTTGGCGGTGCCTTTTTTGCCTCATTCCCGCTATTTTATTCCACAAGCTTTGGAGGTGCTTACTGGGTATGGATCCTGATCCTTTTCTGCTTCATTCTGCAGGCTGTTTCGTATGAATTCAGATCGAAACCGGCAAATATTTTCGGTCACAGGACCTTCGAAATCTTTCTTTTCATCAACGGCGCAGTGGGCACCATCCTTGTGGGTACTGCCGTCGGTACCTTTTTTACAGGTTCCTCATTCAGTGTGGATTTCAAAAGTATCACCCAAGTGACCGACCCGGTTATTTCGAGATGGCAGGGACCTTACAGGGGACTTGAGGCCGCTTTCAATATCCAGAACATGGCACTCGGATTGAGTGTGTTTTTCTTATCACGTATCCTCGCTGGTTTATACTTCATCAACAGCATCAATCATGATGAAATTGTGCTGAGGGCCCATAAATCGGTATTGCGGAATACAATACCCTTTATTGTCGTATTTCTTACTTTCCTGGTTCTGCTCCTTACCAAAAAAGGCTTTGCAGTCGATCCATCCACCTCAGTGGTAAGCATGGAAAAATTCAAATACCTGCATAACCTGGTACAGGTGCCGTTGGTTGCGTTGCTTTTCCTGGGTGGTGTGGCTCTTGTTCTTTACGGTATAGGCAAAACCATGCTAACTGAAAACTATCAAAAAGGGATCTGGTTCTCGGGTGTGGGCACAATCCTCACTGTTTTCGGTTTGTTTCTGCTGGCAGGATATAACCATACCGCTTATTATCCGTCGGTTTATGATTTACAGAGTTCCCTTACAATTGAAAACAGCAGCTCAAGCAGGTATACGTTGACCGCCATGAGTTATGTGTCGCTGTTTGTTCCCTTTGTGGTATTGTACCTGTGGTATGCATGGAGGGCGCTGAACCGCGAAAAGATTACGGCAGAAGAAATGAAAACCGAAACACACGTTTACTAA
- a CDS encoding cytochrome ubiquinol oxidase subunit I, whose translation MHQVIDPSVVDWSRAQFALTAMYHWIFVPLTLGLSFIIAILETLYVKTGNEEWKRITKFWMTLFGINFAIGVATGIILEFEFGTNWSNYSWFVGDIFGAPLAIEGILAFFLESTFIAVMFFGWNKVSKKFHLLSTWLVAFGSNLSALWILVANAWMQNPVGMHFNPDTARNEMVNFWDVLLSPFAINKFMHTITSGYVLSAIFVIGISSWYVLKKQNVQLAKRSMLIAAVFGLLSSVMLIFSGDGSAKQIARVQPMKFAAFEGLYDGEEGVPLITIGVLSAAPGENEPHNVKDFAFKIEIPNFLSYMAFGKFDAYIPGINDLVNGNPERELLSVSQKMERGREARETLARLKEARDSKDMATYNELKEKFSDPQFNDNYFRYFGYGFLNSPQDAIPSVPVAFYSFHIMVVLGFYFVLLLLWVIVAVFRNNLENNRFLLRLALWTIPLTYLASQSGWVLTEMGRQPWVIQDLLPTMAAISKINASSVQITFFLFATLFTILLTAEISIMVRQIKNGPK comes from the coding sequence ATGCATCAGGTAATTGACCCGTCAGTGGTTGACTGGTCGCGCGCACAATTTGCACTAACGGCCATGTATCACTGGATATTTGTACCGTTAACGCTTGGACTTTCCTTTATTATAGCCATTCTTGAAACACTGTATGTAAAAACGGGAAATGAAGAATGGAAGCGCATTACAAAATTCTGGATGACCCTTTTCGGAATCAACTTTGCCATCGGGGTGGCAACGGGAATCATTCTTGAATTTGAATTCGGCACCAACTGGTCGAATTACTCATGGTTTGTGGGTGACATTTTCGGTGCCCCCCTTGCCATTGAAGGAATACTGGCGTTTTTCCTTGAATCCACCTTCATTGCCGTCATGTTCTTCGGCTGGAATAAGGTGAGCAAAAAATTTCACCTGCTTTCCACCTGGCTTGTTGCTTTCGGCTCAAACCTTTCAGCCTTGTGGATCCTTGTCGCTAATGCATGGATGCAGAACCCGGTGGGAATGCATTTTAATCCCGACACTGCCCGTAATGAAATGGTCAACTTCTGGGATGTGCTGCTGTCGCCTTTTGCCATAAACAAGTTCATGCATACCATTACATCAGGCTATGTATTATCGGCCATTTTTGTAATCGGAATCAGCTCATGGTATGTTCTTAAAAAACAGAATGTTCAGCTGGCGAAAAGGAGTATGCTTATTGCTGCTGTGTTCGGACTGCTTTCGTCCGTCATGCTGATATTTTCAGGTGACGGTTCTGCAAAGCAGATTGCCCGTGTGCAACCGATGAAATTTGCCGCTTTTGAAGGACTCTATGACGGTGAAGAAGGCGTTCCGCTCATCACAATCGGCGTGTTATCGGCAGCGCCCGGTGAAAATGAACCCCATAATGTAAAAGACTTTGCCTTTAAAATAGAAATACCGAACTTCCTTTCTTATATGGCCTTCGGTAAATTTGATGCCTATATCCCCGGCATTAACGACCTGGTTAACGGCAATCCGGAGCGCGAATTGCTTTCGGTAAGCCAGAAAATGGAAAGAGGCCGCGAAGCCCGTGAAACACTTGCAAGGCTTAAGGAAGCCCGCGATTCAAAGGATATGGCCACGTATAACGAACTAAAGGAGAAGTTTTCCGATCCGCAGTTCAACGATAACTATTTCAGGTATTTTGGTTACGGATTCCTGAATTCGCCGCAGGATGCGATTCCCAGTGTACCGGTGGCTTTTTACAGCTTTCACATCATGGTAGTCCTGGGGTTTTACTTCGTTCTGCTTTTGCTGTGGGTAATAGTGGCTGTTTTCAGGAATAACCTTGAGAATAACAGGTTCCTGCTGCGCCTGGCTTTGTGGACAATCCCGCTTACCTACCTGGCATCGCAGAGTGGATGGGTTCTCACGGAAATGGGGCGCCAGCCATGGGTAATTCAGGATCTTCTGCCTACAATGGCCGCCATATCCAAAATAAATGCTTCATCGGTGCAGATCACTTTCTTCCTGTTTGCCACATTGTTTACCATTCTGCTTACTGCCGAAATCAGCATTATGGTGCGCCAGATTAAAAACGGACCTAAATAA
- the tnpA gene encoding IS200/IS605 family transposase → MNTFTQILYQIVFATKNHEKNLIDQNRKALFQYIFGILNEKKCHLYRIGGVRDHIHIVTHVHPTVALSDLVRDIKVASSGFIKDQHLFPNFSGWQDGYGGFTYSIEAKDNLIEYVKNQEEHHRKRTFKEELIALLKEHGIPYDEKYLL, encoded by the coding sequence ATGAACACATTTACCCAAATTCTCTACCAAATTGTCTTTGCGACTAAAAATCATGAGAAAAACCTAATTGATCAAAACCGAAAAGCACTATTCCAATACATTTTCGGAATTCTTAACGAAAAAAAATGTCATTTATATCGGATTGGAGGTGTACGTGATCATATACATATAGTAACTCATGTGCATCCAACTGTTGCCTTATCAGATCTTGTGCGGGATATAAAGGTTGCGAGTTCAGGTTTTATTAAAGATCAACATCTTTTCCCGAATTTTTCAGGATGGCAGGATGGGTACGGTGGGTTTACCTATTCAATCGAAGCGAAGGATAATCTTATAGAATATGTAAAAAATCAGGAAGAGCATCATCGGAAAAGGACTTTTAAAGAGGAATTGATTGCATTATTAAAAGAGCATGGAATTCCATATGATGAAAAATATTTGCTGTAA
- the pssA gene encoding CDP-diacylglycerol--serine O-phosphatidyltransferase gives MKRGLPSFFTSLGLISGCISIVFSIAYGNLTLAGYFILIAAFFDFIDGFTARMVNAISDFGKQLDSLADVVSFGVAPSMIIYQIIELAFVQSSTSFDKYNPTTGQHIILFSSFILAVFSALRLAKFNLDPGQSKSFRGLPVPANAIFFAGIGFIVESNVWLSHQIVSSVWILLALVVLFSYLQVSNIRMFSLKFSSYGFKANAVQYLFLLVSAVLLVLFHLPALSPIIVLYVLVSVVTIGKNK, from the coding sequence ATGAAAAGAGGTTTACCCAGTTTCTTTACTTCCCTGGGACTTATTTCAGGGTGTATATCCATTGTGTTTTCAATTGCCTATGGCAATCTTACTCTGGCGGGCTATTTCATCCTCATAGCCGCTTTTTTTGATTTCATTGACGGGTTTACCGCACGAATGGTGAATGCCATATCCGATTTCGGGAAACAGCTTGATTCGCTTGCCGATGTGGTAAGTTTTGGCGTTGCCCCGTCGATGATCATTTACCAGATCATTGAACTGGCGTTTGTGCAGAGTTCCACCAGCTTTGACAAATATAACCCTACAACAGGCCAGCATATTATTCTATTTAGTTCGTTTATCCTTGCTGTATTTTCAGCTCTCAGGCTTGCCAAATTCAATCTTGATCCCGGGCAGTCGAAGAGTTTCAGGGGCTTGCCCGTTCCGGCCAACGCTATCTTTTTTGCAGGAATCGGGTTTATCGTGGAATCCAATGTCTGGTTGAGCCATCAGATTGTCAGTTCCGTCTGGATTCTGCTGGCACTGGTTGTGTTGTTTTCATACCTCCAGGTGTCCAATATCCGCATGTTCTCTCTTAAGTTTTCTTCATACGGGTTTAAAGCCAATGCTGTCCAGTACCTGTTCCTCCTCGTATCGGCGGTTTTGCTTGTGTTATTTCACCTCCCTGCGCTTTCACCGATTATTGTGCTGTATGTGTTGGTTTCGGTTGTGACCATTGGGAAAAACAAATAG
- a CDS encoding T9SS type A sorting domain-containing protein, whose product MKKINSLRLILLFLTSLTILPGFGILDAPLLKNIEKSDISYTGSVIVSKSIDIQDKDNEIASALVTVSSGFIPGEDKLNVAAPDGISSSWDNGSGTLSLTGTAKTSSYQRAFRSVQYSNSSDTPTPGRRTVSFTVNDGESVSNTLSRAININSADTTPPPQPPPDTTPPPQPPPDTTPPPQPPPDTTPPPQPPPDTTPPPQPPPDTTPPPQPPPEKPAPTAVISGNKTVCEGDKAVLEIAFTGTAPFSVTVLRNNEAYQDLSGIQGSSYNLEVMDDGTYSLKGLKDANKEGDESGTAVVVVHESPSARISGDVSICGGGETPLNVTLSGNPPYQFSYRLNSGTAVLVQHVESNSYSLKVNRQGTYTLAEVQDKYCRGDVSGSAKVTFSEAPDVKITGLKSSYSNTSKEWVELRGDPSGGEFTGSGILKYQNKWFFLPSLAKVGNNRIIYKYNSQNSCTAYDTAVVKIFESTAEIEFEQDRTMFCANDRPFVVKGTSMSSSKTGSFSISGGTGLTDNGDNTATIDPAIIPPGEYTITFVAGDGVTVNRKVEIGESLKADFSWETECYTPEKAIAFTNHSSSPFGFLDESSYTWSIFNERDSVNLHAKDITYNFAEPGNYTIALIARNSNGCIDTALKTLRLSPIVRLAGQNYFESFEQESSWYAGNNPEIPENSWKLDAPQRHGFPPHGFKGPWSGQKSWFTDILTSPVVPEQSWINSPCFDFTGTSKPTFIAHVWRAFTDNRDGANLQYSTDNGKTWQPVGKIDDGINWFNGYFGPAGEQAQGWTAKYDTGWVEVRHELDFLKDQPEVQFRVVYTARGTAIGNDGIALDDIRIAERNRTVLLEHFTNTQDEKSVLADSLVNRIVDDAGSNIIDIRYHTDNPAGDPFNADNPALPGTRSFYYSVSRIPYTVINGGTQSRQRIDYINDKPDDNQLSVESLYDSDFDMDVTSMLLDDTLYTEAAITAITDVPAKELSVRLAIIESSVEDDQGRVSRNVVKAMIPDAAGTVLFKSWLKDETIYVRQKWGLENVYDSSDLRVVAFIQDETTHEVYQSALDTKGTVTGNENVTDETGSWLVFPNPARDIIYVNFNARLNGPVDMQVINNIGQVVYAETVASGTSMISIPAGGLPTGLYLIRFTGEDGFIHFEKVMISR is encoded by the coding sequence ATGAAAAAAATCAACTCCTTAAGGTTAATCCTGCTTTTTTTGACTTCACTGACTATTTTACCAGGGTTTGGTATCCTGGATGCTCCATTGTTAAAAAACATAGAAAAGAGCGACATTAGCTATACCGGCAGTGTCATTGTATCCAAGTCGATTGATATTCAGGATAAAGACAATGAAATAGCCTCTGCTCTTGTTACCGTGTCATCCGGATTTATACCGGGGGAAGACAAGTTGAATGTTGCAGCACCCGACGGTATTTCCTCTTCATGGGACAACGGATCAGGAACATTGTCATTAACCGGTACCGCCAAAACATCCTCATACCAGCGGGCATTCAGAAGCGTTCAGTACAGTAACAGCAGTGACACACCAACTCCCGGAAGGAGGACTGTTAGTTTCACGGTGAATGACGGGGAGTCCGTCAGTAATACCCTTTCGAGAGCAATTAATATAAATTCGGCGGATACTACACCTCCACCTCAACCACCACCGGATACTACACCTCCACCTCAACCACCGCCGGATACTACACCTCCGCCCCAACCACCGCCGGATACTACACCTCCGCCTCAACCACCGCCGGATACCACACCTCCACCGCAACCGCCACCGGATACTACACCTCCACCGCAACCACCACCGGAAAAACCGGCACCTACCGCTGTAATCTCAGGTAATAAAACCGTTTGCGAAGGCGATAAAGCAGTTCTTGAAATAGCATTTACAGGAACTGCTCCTTTCAGTGTAACTGTATTGCGTAATAATGAAGCATATCAGGATCTGTCGGGTATCCAGGGATCATCGTATAACCTTGAAGTGATGGATGACGGCACCTATTCTCTGAAAGGTCTTAAGGACGCCAATAAAGAAGGCGATGAATCAGGAACAGCGGTTGTTGTTGTCCATGAATCTCCTTCAGCACGCATCAGCGGTGATGTATCAATTTGCGGAGGAGGAGAAACACCACTGAATGTTACCCTTTCAGGCAACCCTCCTTACCAGTTCAGCTACCGGCTGAACTCAGGAACAGCCGTTCTTGTGCAACATGTTGAATCGAACTCATATTCACTGAAAGTTAACCGCCAGGGAACTTATACACTTGCTGAAGTTCAGGATAAATACTGCCGGGGTGATGTATCCGGAAGCGCCAAAGTTACATTCAGCGAAGCGCCGGATGTGAAAATAACCGGATTGAAAAGTAGCTACAGCAATACATCAAAGGAATGGGTAGAACTCAGAGGTGATCCTTCAGGCGGTGAATTCACCGGTAGCGGTATTCTGAAATACCAGAATAAATGGTTTTTCCTGCCCTCACTGGCCAAAGTCGGCAATAACCGTATTATTTATAAATACAACAGCCAGAATTCCTGTACCGCATATGACACAGCTGTGGTTAAAATTTTCGAATCAACGGCTGAAATTGAATTTGAACAGGACAGAACGATGTTTTGCGCCAACGACAGACCGTTTGTTGTGAAAGGAACAAGCATGAGCAGCTCTAAAACAGGTTCCTTCAGCATCAGCGGAGGAACAGGGCTTACCGATAACGGTGACAATACGGCAACCATTGATCCGGCAATCATTCCCCCCGGTGAATATACAATCACCTTTGTGGCTGGCGACGGAGTCACTGTCAACCGGAAAGTGGAAATCGGTGAATCGCTGAAAGCCGATTTCAGCTGGGAAACGGAATGCTATACTCCCGAAAAGGCAATTGCTTTTACAAATCATTCCAGTTCCCCGTTTGGTTTCCTGGATGAAAGCAGTTACACATGGAGCATTTTCAACGAAAGGGATTCGGTTAACCTGCACGCTAAAGACATTACCTACAATTTTGCCGAACCCGGTAATTACACCATAGCCCTTATTGCCAGGAATTCTAACGGCTGCATCGACACTGCTCTGAAAACACTGAGACTTAGCCCGATAGTCCGGCTTGCCGGTCAGAATTATTTTGAATCGTTCGAACAGGAAAGCTCATGGTATGCAGGAAATAACCCTGAAATACCTGAGAATAGTTGGAAACTGGATGCACCACAGCGTCACGGGTTTCCGCCTCACGGGTTTAAAGGTCCATGGTCGGGTCAAAAATCATGGTTTACTGATATCCTTACAAGTCCGGTTGTTCCTGAACAATCCTGGATCAACAGTCCCTGCTTTGATTTTACCGGAACAAGCAAACCCACATTCATAGCGCACGTGTGGCGCGCATTTACCGATAACCGTGATGGTGCCAACCTGCAATACTCCACTGACAACGGCAAGACCTGGCAACCTGTCGGTAAAATCGACGATGGTATCAACTGGTTCAACGGCTATTTTGGTCCTGCGGGTGAACAGGCACAGGGCTGGACTGCCAAGTACGATACCGGATGGGTCGAAGTCCGTCATGAGCTCGATTTTCTCAAGGATCAGCCCGAGGTACAATTCAGAGTCGTATATACGGCCCGCGGCACGGCAATAGGGAATGACGGAATTGCCCTTGACGATATACGGATAGCCGAGAGAAACAGAACGGTTTTACTGGAACACTTCACCAATACACAGGATGAAAAGAGTGTACTGGCTGATTCACTTGTTAACCGGATTGTGGATGATGCCGGATCAAATATTATTGATATCCGCTATCATACCGATAACCCGGCTGGTGATCCGTTTAACGCTGATAATCCGGCCCTTCCCGGCACCCGCTCCTTTTACTACAGTGTGTCCCGTATTCCCTATACAGTTATAAACGGAGGTACCCAAAGCCGGCAGCGGATTGATTATATAAATGATAAGCCCGACGATAACCAGCTCAGTGTGGAATCGCTTTACGACAGCGATTTTGACATGGACGTAACATCCATGCTGCTTGATGATACACTATACACGGAAGCAGCGATTACAGCCATCACCGATGTACCTGCAAAAGAGTTGTCGGTTCGGCTTGCCATTATTGAATCTTCCGTTGAGGACGATCAGGGCCGTGTCAGCCGGAATGTTGTGAAGGCAATGATTCCCGATGCTGCAGGCACTGTGTTGTTTAAGTCGTGGTTAAAAGATGAAACCATCTATGTAAGGCAAAAATGGGGACTTGAAAACGTGTATGATTCTTCTGATTTACGTGTGGTAGCCTTTATACAGGATGAAACCACCCATGAAGTTTATCAGTCGGCCCTCGACACAAAGGGTACGGTTACCGGAAATGAAAATGTTACGGATGAAACCGGAAGCTGGCTGGTATTTCCGAACCCGGCTAGAGATATAATTTACGTGAATTTCAACGCGAGGTTGAATGGGCCGGTGGATATGCAGGTGATAAACAATATCGGCCAGGTGGTATATGCTGAAACCGTTGCCTCAGGAACATCCATGATCAGTATTCCGGCCGGCGGATTACCTACAGGATTGTACCTCATCCGGTTCACCGGAGAAGACGGGTTCATTCATTTTGAAAAGGTAATGATCAGTCGGTAG
- a CDS encoding FprA family A-type flavoprotein: MTDNKVLKVIEDVSWVGVLDRDLVTFDIVMETREGTTYNSYFINAEKKVVIDTVKETFHEIYMDKIRSVVNPSEIDYIVVTHTEPDHSGSLKYLLQEAPNAVVYGSRQAINYLQDMIDRPFKFVFVKDGDVLDLGNKKLTFISAPNLHWPDTMYAWLNEDRLLFTCDSFGAHFCREEMFDDLTGPYDESFKYYFDVILKPFSNFMVKALEKIKPLDIRMICPGHGPILRSTWQEKVKITGKYAEQYIADSLCLDNSILITYVSAYGYTKQMADAIAEGIKEVVDYTVRVVDIENILLGDLEELIVKSKSILVGSPTINQNTLLPVYRLFAMINPLRDKGKKAAAFGSYGWSGEAVKLIENQLRALKLNVVLEGISSKFSANEEKHRSMVEFGRTFAGLLKEQVQAS, translated from the coding sequence ATGACTGACAATAAAGTTCTGAAGGTAATTGAAGATGTAAGCTGGGTTGGAGTTCTTGACAGGGACCTGGTGACTTTTGACATTGTGATGGAAACCCGCGAAGGCACCACCTATAATTCTTACTTTATCAATGCTGAGAAAAAGGTTGTGATTGATACCGTGAAAGAGACCTTCCATGAGATTTATATGGATAAAATCCGGTCGGTTGTCAATCCCTCTGAAATAGACTATATCGTCGTCACTCATACCGAGCCGGATCATTCAGGAAGTCTGAAGTACCTGCTGCAGGAGGCTCCTAATGCTGTTGTTTACGGAAGCCGCCAGGCCATTAACTATCTTCAGGATATGATTGACAGGCCATTCAAATTTGTGTTTGTTAAAGATGGCGATGTGCTCGACCTGGGAAACAAAAAGCTTACCTTCATTTCGGCTCCCAATCTTCACTGGCCTGATACAATGTATGCCTGGCTGAATGAAGACAGGCTGTTGTTTACCTGTGATTCTTTCGGCGCTCACTTCTGCCGCGAAGAAATGTTTGATGACCTCACAGGCCCTTATGATGAATCATTCAAATATTATTTTGACGTGATTCTGAAACCATTCAGCAATTTCATGGTAAAAGCCCTTGAAAAAATCAAGCCTCTCGATATCAGAATGATTTGCCCCGGCCACGGTCCCATCCTTCGCTCCACCTGGCAGGAAAAGGTTAAAATTACGGGAAAGTACGCTGAACAGTATATTGCTGATTCATTGTGCCTTGACAACAGTATCCTGATCACCTATGTTTCTGCATACGGTTATACAAAACAAATGGCGGATGCCATTGCAGAAGGCATTAAAGAGGTTGTCGATTACACAGTACGTGTGGTGGACATCGAAAATATTTTGCTCGGTGATCTTGAAGAACTGATTGTAAAGAGCAAATCGATTCTTGTAGGATCACCCACAATCAATCAGAATACGCTCTTGCCCGTATACAGGCTTTTTGCGATGATCAACCCGTTGCGTGACAAAGGCAAGAAAGCGGCGGCTTTCGGATCATATGGCTGGAGCGGGGAAGCTGTAAAACTTATTGAGAACCAGCTCCGGGCTCTTAAGTTGAATGTGGTATTGGAAGGGATCAGCAGCAAGTTCTCCGCAAATGAAGAGAAACACCGCAGCATGGTTGAATTCGGCCGCACGTTTGCCGGTTTGCTGAAGGAACAGGTGCAGGCATCGTAA
- a CDS encoding glutaminyl-peptide cyclotransferase: MNKTGFWLYAILVLILIPLLSCCRKSSPEGEQKTTPEKPTVFSLVSPEPNKVIHCGDVVTIAYKINDTTAKVDSITLFSGKDRAMSVKGNPGKIDWSSEKSRMGQTTLRLQIFYSDSLQESHNTNLVILSDVVPLSYKYKVIAKYPHDNQAYTQGLIYDNGVLYESTGIEGRSSVRIVNIRTGEPVKLVPLPAKIFGEGIALFKNELYQVTYKSQVGYVYDRKTLSQIRSFDYPLKEGWGLTTDNDMLIMTDGSAGLYFIDPEFFTQVDLVNVFDNKGMIDSLNEIEFIKGKVLANVYGRTFIVIIDPSTGKVLGQLDCKDLMPKGFQNDYDKVLNGIAYNPSTGHLYITGKNWPVLYEIELIPAL, from the coding sequence ATGAACAAAACAGGTTTCTGGCTGTATGCAATTCTGGTTCTTATTCTTATTCCCCTGCTCAGCTGCTGCAGAAAATCATCACCCGAAGGTGAACAAAAAACTACTCCTGAAAAACCCACTGTCTTTTCGCTGGTTTCTCCCGAACCAAACAAGGTGATCCATTGCGGCGACGTGGTTACAATCGCCTATAAAATAAATGACACCACGGCAAAAGTTGACTCCATAACTCTTTTCTCAGGAAAGGACAGGGCTATGTCAGTTAAAGGCAATCCGGGTAAAATCGACTGGAGCTCGGAAAAAAGCAGGATGGGACAGACTACCCTGCGTTTACAGATTTTTTACAGCGACAGCCTTCAGGAATCACACAATACAAATCTTGTAATCCTTTCGGATGTGGTGCCGCTTTCCTATAAATACAAGGTAATCGCCAAATACCCTCATGACAACCAGGCGTATACCCAGGGACTGATTTATGATAACGGAGTGCTCTATGAAAGCACGGGAATCGAAGGCCGCTCTTCAGTAAGAATAGTAAATATTAGAACAGGTGAACCGGTAAAGCTTGTGCCTCTTCCGGCAAAGATCTTCGGTGAAGGTATTGCCCTGTTTAAAAACGAACTGTACCAGGTGACCTATAAATCCCAGGTTGGGTATGTATATGACCGGAAAACCCTAAGCCAGATCAGGAGCTTTGATTATCCGCTCAAGGAAGGCTGGGGGCTTACAACGGACAATGACATGCTTATTATGACAGACGGCTCAGCGGGCCTGTACTTTATCGATCCAGAATTCTTCACACAGGTCGACCTGGTGAATGTTTTTGATAATAAGGGCATGATCGATTCACTGAATGAAATAGAATTCATTAAAGGTAAAGTACTTGCCAATGTATATGGCAGAACCTTTATTGTCATTATCGATCCCTCAACCGGCAAAGTGCTGGGTCAGCTCGACTGCAAAGACCTTATGCCCAAAGGATTTCAGAATGATTACGACAAGGTCCTCAATGGAATTGCCTATAATCCTTCAACCGGACATTTATATATTACAGGCAAAAACTGGCCGGTGCTGTACGAAATTGAACTCATTCCCGCCCTTTGA
- a CDS encoding DUF4492 domain-containing protein, with translation MGNFKILTFTMTDTPVKKNIFYRVFYFYYDGFKSMTVGKQLWIIIIIKLFIMFAILKVLFFPDLLKEKFKTDRERGDYVIEQLSKSH, from the coding sequence GTGGGTAATTTCAAAATTCTTACCTTTACGATGACCGATACGCCTGTGAAGAAAAACATCTTTTACCGGGTTTTCTATTTCTATTATGATGGATTCAAAAGTATGACTGTCGGAAAGCAGCTTTGGATCATCATCATAATCAAATTATTTATCATGTTTGCCATCCTCAAAGTGCTTTTCTTTCCCGATTTGCTTAAGGAAAAATTCAAGACCGACAGGGAAAGAGGCGATTATGTAATTGAACAACTGTCAAAATCTCACTAA